One Mycobacteroides salmoniphilum DNA segment encodes these proteins:
- a CDS encoding YciI family protein, which produces MAKYLLLKHYRGAPAAVNCVPMDQWTPAEVQAHIQYMNDLAARLEGTGEFVDAQALTPEGAWVRSDGEGKSPVTDGPFAETKDLIAGWMIIDVDSYERAIEVAGELSAAPGAEGEPIHEWLEVRPFMTAAHCELD; this is translated from the coding sequence ATGGCCAAGTACTTGCTGCTCAAGCACTATCGCGGTGCACCCGCGGCCGTCAATTGTGTACCGATGGATCAGTGGACGCCCGCCGAAGTTCAGGCGCACATTCAATACATGAACGACCTCGCGGCCCGGCTGGAAGGCACCGGGGAATTCGTCGACGCCCAGGCCCTGACACCTGAAGGCGCATGGGTCCGCTCCGACGGGGAGGGTAAGTCCCCGGTCACCGACGGCCCGTTCGCGGAGACCAAGGATTTGATCGCCGGCTGGATGATTATCGACGTGGACTCGTACGAGCGCGCCATTGAGGTCGCCGGGGAGTTGTCGGCAGCCCCGGGAGCCGAAGGCGAGCCAATCCACGAATGGCTTGAAGTTCGGCCGTTCATGACGGCCGCGCACTGCGAACTCGATTAA
- a CDS encoding nitroreductase family deazaflavin-dependent oxidoreductase: MSNSGVSGRAVAVMARVASLLGPDAMRIVARVMKLVNAVPRLFAPRLKHMAIIEHVGRKSGKRYRTPVMCFVEDDYLSVVLNYGAKADWVRNVQAAGSAGVKHRGRRYRLANHRVLPIDSLDLPAPVRAIQASTESASRGRLSEL; the protein is encoded by the coding sequence GTGTCTAATAGTGGTGTCTCGGGCCGGGCTGTGGCCGTGATGGCACGGGTCGCGTCGCTTCTTGGTCCTGATGCGATGAGGATCGTTGCGCGGGTCATGAAGTTGGTCAATGCCGTGCCGCGACTGTTCGCGCCGCGGTTGAAACACATGGCCATCATCGAGCACGTCGGCCGCAAGTCGGGGAAGCGGTATCGCACCCCGGTCATGTGCTTCGTCGAAGACGACTACCTGTCCGTCGTCCTGAACTACGGCGCGAAGGCGGATTGGGTTCGTAATGTTCAAGCGGCCGGATCAGCGGGCGTGAAGCATCGGGGGAGGCGCTATCGGCTGGCGAATCACCGTGTGCTGCCAATAGATTCGTTGGATCTTCCTGCTCCTGTGCGGGCGATCCAAGCGTCAACCGAGAGTGCGTCGCGGGGTAGGCTATCCGAGCTGTGA
- a CDS encoding TetR family transcriptional regulator, whose protein sequence is MAQLTFQRARTDEKKRQRAAAIVEAARSLAVESGVTSVTLTAVANRAGVHYSAVRRYFSSHKEVLLHLAAEGWTRWSDTVCAALATPDPGSPARVAEALVHGLVEDPLFCDLLANQHLHLEHEVDVERVAEVKQISNAAVMAIAESIEHTLPEIGRKGSLDILVAAFSLAAMLWQVAHPPEGLDHDYQNEPGVPPDWSLDFEPALTRLLTATCVGIVAKTH, encoded by the coding sequence GTGGCGCAACTGACATTCCAACGCGCCCGCACCGACGAAAAGAAGCGTCAGCGGGCGGCAGCGATCGTGGAAGCCGCACGGTCGCTCGCTGTGGAATCGGGTGTCACCTCGGTGACGCTGACTGCCGTCGCCAATCGCGCCGGGGTGCACTACTCCGCGGTTCGGCGCTACTTCAGCTCGCACAAGGAAGTGTTGCTGCACCTGGCCGCGGAGGGTTGGACCCGCTGGTCGGACACGGTATGCGCCGCGCTGGCGACGCCCGACCCCGGCTCCCCCGCTCGCGTGGCCGAGGCTCTCGTGCACGGGCTCGTCGAAGATCCGCTGTTTTGCGATCTCCTCGCGAACCAGCATCTTCACCTAGAACACGAGGTCGATGTCGAGCGCGTCGCTGAGGTCAAGCAGATCAGCAATGCCGCCGTAATGGCGATTGCCGAATCGATCGAACACACGCTCCCCGAGATCGGGCGCAAGGGTTCACTGGACATCCTGGTCGCAGCGTTCTCGCTGGCCGCCATGCTGTGGCAGGTCGCACACCCACCCGAAGGGCTTGACCATGACTATCAGAATGAACCGGGTGTCCCGCCGGACTGGAGTCTCGACTTCGAGCCGGCACTGACAAGGCTGTTGACGGCAACCTGCGTCGGCATCGTCGCCAAGACGCACTGA
- a CDS encoding flavin-containing monooxygenase — protein MADISEQDLIDVLIVGAGISGVNAAVRLSAAGRSFHIVERRERIGGTWDLFRYPGIRSDSDIYTLSFGYHPWHERNTIADGADIRDYLENAARDYGVDQHITFSAKVTGADFGTDTDTWSVRVDTPTGPTTYRARFLYLCTGYYNYDDGYTPQFPGIADFTGQLIHPQHWPEDLDCSGKEVTVIGSGATAVTLVPSLARAGAKVSMLQRSPSYVYPIDRADRVVGVARKVLPPNLVQHFARIWLGGFSWIMYHVCRRAPGFAKWFIRRRISKRLPADYPVDVHFKPRYNPWDQRVCADTDGDLFDSISAGGVRMVTDTIDSFTPSGIRLGSGEELRADVIITATGLNLQIFGGIALSVDGSPIDSPNRFIYKGYLIEGVPNAAWSVGYTNASWTLRADLSARAVVRLLDYMDRLGYTHAYPDRHGEDLEARPFFNLSSGYVSRGEDHMPRSGVKGPWAIRHNYVLDLLAFHRDRMDENMRFGTAKSKAVSSAA, from the coding sequence ATGGCCGATATCTCGGAGCAGGACTTGATAGACGTTCTCATCGTGGGCGCCGGAATATCCGGCGTCAACGCCGCCGTCCGATTGAGCGCGGCGGGCCGCAGCTTTCATATCGTCGAGCGCCGCGAACGTATCGGTGGAACCTGGGACCTGTTCCGGTACCCGGGAATTCGCTCCGATAGTGATATCTACACACTCAGCTTCGGATACCACCCCTGGCATGAACGCAACACCATCGCCGACGGTGCCGACATCCGTGATTACCTCGAGAACGCTGCCCGGGATTACGGCGTCGACCAACACATCACCTTCTCCGCCAAGGTGACTGGCGCCGACTTCGGTACCGACACCGATACCTGGTCGGTACGCGTGGACACACCGACGGGCCCGACGACCTACCGGGCCCGATTCCTCTACCTGTGCACGGGCTACTACAACTACGACGACGGCTACACCCCACAATTCCCGGGCATCGCCGATTTCACCGGTCAACTGATCCACCCCCAGCATTGGCCGGAGGATCTGGACTGCTCCGGTAAGGAGGTGACGGTCATCGGCAGCGGCGCGACGGCGGTCACGCTGGTGCCGTCCTTGGCGCGCGCCGGCGCGAAGGTGAGCATGCTGCAGCGCTCTCCGAGCTACGTCTACCCCATCGATCGAGCTGATCGCGTCGTCGGCGTGGCCCGAAAAGTACTTCCGCCCAACCTTGTTCAGCATTTCGCTCGGATCTGGCTGGGCGGGTTCAGCTGGATCATGTACCACGTGTGCCGTCGCGCGCCAGGATTCGCGAAATGGTTCATCAGGCGGCGGATTTCCAAGCGGCTACCTGCCGATTATCCGGTGGACGTTCACTTCAAGCCGCGGTACAACCCGTGGGATCAACGGGTATGCGCCGACACCGATGGGGATCTCTTCGATTCCATCAGTGCCGGCGGCGTCCGCATGGTCACCGACACCATCGACTCCTTTACCCCCTCGGGTATCCGGCTGGGGTCAGGTGAGGAACTACGCGCCGATGTCATTATCACGGCGACGGGCCTCAACCTCCAGATATTCGGCGGTATCGCGCTGAGCGTGGACGGCTCCCCCATTGATTCCCCGAATCGGTTTATCTATAAGGGATATCTGATCGAAGGAGTGCCGAACGCCGCATGGAGCGTCGGCTATACCAACGCGTCGTGGACGCTTCGTGCCGACCTGAGCGCACGGGCGGTCGTACGGCTTCTCGACTATATGGATCGCCTCGGTTACACCCACGCGTATCCGGATCGGCACGGCGAAGACCTCGAAGCCCGGCCGTTCTTCAACCTGTCATCGGGCTACGTAAGTCGCGGCGAGGACCATATGCCGCGTTCCGGGGTGAAGGGCCCGTGGGCGATCCGGCACAACTATGTGCTGGATCTGCTTGCGTTCCACCGTGATCGAATGGACGAGAACATGCGATTCGGCACTGCGAAGTCAAAGGCCGTGTCCTCGGCCGCCTAG
- a CDS encoding PrsW family intramembrane metalloprotease has product MPPLPGFPQRIRKVGAPIGVIIALALVTGLILTGLLVSNPAGAMIGLALSSIAIGIVVLCYLWLDRWEPEPSRLLVLAFVWGASLAVVVSMILELAFGSVFDPDGGTTFGAVAIRAPFIEEAAKGAFLLLMLTGRRRQELNSLTDCLVYAGITAAGFAWLEDIAYIGSGNTVGESVITAILRLGLGPFAHSLFTTMTGIGVYYSMRQRSAIAKFFCIVVGYLAAVLMHGLWNGSSFLGFEGYLAVYVLWMVPVFVLMIVVGVRSRRKEQHVVAEKLPGMVAAGLVTPNEATWLGSIKDRKRAIAEAKRIGGAPNGNAVKNFAAQVVELAFVRDRIERGSRDPRDVALQTEEAYAVMAARAATPVLQALSGYRAPVTG; this is encoded by the coding sequence ATGCCGCCCCTGCCCGGGTTTCCCCAGCGGATCAGGAAAGTCGGGGCGCCTATCGGCGTCATTATCGCGCTTGCGCTGGTAACGGGGCTGATTCTCACCGGACTGCTGGTCTCCAACCCGGCCGGCGCCATGATCGGGCTGGCCCTGTCGAGCATCGCGATCGGGATCGTTGTCCTCTGTTATCTGTGGCTGGACCGATGGGAGCCGGAGCCCTCACGGCTCCTTGTGCTGGCCTTCGTCTGGGGTGCATCACTGGCCGTCGTCGTCTCGATGATCCTCGAATTGGCCTTTGGGTCGGTTTTCGACCCGGACGGCGGCACTACATTCGGGGCCGTCGCCATTCGCGCACCCTTCATCGAAGAGGCCGCCAAGGGCGCCTTTCTACTACTGATGCTGACTGGCCGCCGTCGTCAAGAGCTCAACTCGCTCACCGACTGCCTCGTGTACGCGGGCATCACCGCCGCCGGGTTCGCGTGGCTCGAAGACATCGCCTACATCGGCAGTGGCAACACCGTGGGCGAATCGGTGATCACCGCGATCCTGCGACTCGGTCTGGGCCCCTTCGCTCACTCGTTGTTCACCACCATGACGGGAATCGGCGTCTACTACTCGATGCGGCAACGTAGCGCCATCGCGAAATTTTTCTGCATCGTGGTCGGCTACCTCGCGGCCGTCCTCATGCACGGCCTCTGGAACGGCTCGTCATTCCTGGGATTCGAGGGCTACCTCGCCGTGTACGTGCTGTGGATGGTCCCGGTCTTTGTGCTGATGATCGTGGTGGGCGTGCGCAGCCGACGCAAGGAACAGCACGTCGTGGCCGAGAAGCTGCCCGGAATGGTGGCAGCAGGATTGGTCACTCCCAACGAAGCCACGTGGCTGGGTTCGATCAAGGATCGTAAGCGCGCCATCGCCGAGGCCAAACGGATCGGCGGGGCGCCGAACGGCAACGCGGTGAAGAATTTCGCGGCGCAGGTCGTGGAGCTGGCGTTCGTACGCGATCGCATCGAACGAGGCTCCCGCGACCCGCGAGATGTCGCTCTGCAGACCGAGGAGGCGTACGCGGTCATGGCCGCTCGGGCCGCCACTCCGGTCTTGCAAGCACTCTCGGGGTATCGCGCTCCCGTCACGGGGTAG
- a CDS encoding glycosyltransferase family 4 protein — MVTIGLGVEDGRSDFSGIPFLSLSTLAEVGELDGTVVFVNEPHIVETRHPAFLILHNPPPIRERYKAFAINGTRDRVLIATSRYAARLWSNYLDVDIATISVVYPFAEPCFGTRPRPRNETGRTRILFAGRLSPEKGIYTLLETLHIDIIEQDTELSFTATTAGADKPQGRIIERLLREHPGISVVPTCKTPTTMAALMTEHDIVVMPSNSQYWHETFGIVSIEAQHSGCRVIASDDGGLPETDCGGVILVAPDNAEALARGIREAITSGSLPPSTRHDARNRFTVGQSVDALLAVFSAPLPISPAMIVRQLEELILVPSAAQAHTAG, encoded by the coding sequence GTGGTCACCATCGGCCTGGGGGTCGAGGACGGCCGTAGCGACTTCAGTGGCATCCCGTTCCTGTCGCTGTCGACGCTGGCCGAGGTGGGTGAGCTCGACGGCACCGTTGTCTTCGTCAACGAACCCCATATTGTGGAGACCAGGCATCCGGCGTTCCTGATCCTGCACAACCCGCCACCCATCCGAGAACGCTATAAAGCATTCGCTATCAATGGAACCCGCGATCGGGTGCTTATCGCCACCAGTCGCTACGCGGCACGGCTGTGGTCGAACTATCTGGACGTCGACATCGCCACGATCAGCGTCGTCTACCCATTCGCCGAACCTTGCTTCGGCACGCGGCCCCGGCCCAGAAACGAGACGGGCAGAACCCGAATCCTCTTCGCCGGCAGACTCAGTCCGGAGAAGGGCATCTACACCCTCCTCGAGACGCTGCACATCGACATCATCGAACAAGACACCGAACTCAGCTTCACCGCGACGACTGCTGGTGCCGACAAGCCGCAGGGGCGAATCATCGAGCGACTCCTGCGAGAGCACCCCGGAATCTCCGTAGTCCCAACCTGCAAGACGCCGACCACGATGGCAGCTTTGATGACAGAGCATGACATTGTGGTTATGCCGTCCAACAGTCAGTACTGGCACGAGACCTTCGGCATCGTCTCGATCGAGGCCCAACACTCCGGCTGCCGCGTGATCGCATCCGACGACGGAGGACTACCCGAAACAGACTGCGGCGGAGTAATTCTTGTCGCCCCGGACAATGCCGAAGCGCTGGCCAGGGGCATCCGCGAGGCCATCACCAGCGGGTCGCTTCCACCGTCGACTCGTCACGACGCGCGCAACAGGTTCACGGTCGGTCAGTCCGTCGACGCACTACTGGCGGTGTTCTCCGCACCGCTGCCGATATCACCGGCAATGATCGTTCGCCAACTCGAGGAACTGATCCTCGTACCGTCTGCCGCGCAAGCACATACAGCGGGCTGA
- the coaE gene encoding dephospho-CoA kinase yields MLRIGLTGGIGAGKSTVSRTLAECGAFIVDSDVIAREVVEPGTPGLAALVEAFGESILRPDGALDRPALAAIAFQDDTHRATLNGIVHPLVGARRAELMASAGEDAVVVEDIPLLTENSLAPFYHLVLVVHAEIETRVARLIAHRGMDEQDARARVAAQASDEQRRAIADVWLDNSGDTEALAQTVRDLWSTRLLPYAHNLRTGQRAQWAPVLVPADPTWPAQAQRVVNRIAVACGSKALRIDHIGSTAVPGLDAKDVIDIQVTVESLEVADALAEPLARIGLPPIAGITSDDPHDADKAKWGKRIHASGDPGRAVLAHVRVDGWPGQRFALVFRDWLRSDQLARAEYLAVKHTAERQAAASGGDPATYVDAKEPWFAQAYPRALAWADETGWTLSTR; encoded by the coding sequence ATGTTGCGGATCGGCCTGACCGGAGGAATCGGCGCGGGGAAGTCCACGGTGTCACGGACGCTCGCGGAATGCGGTGCGTTCATCGTGGACAGCGACGTCATCGCGCGTGAAGTGGTCGAACCGGGAACTCCCGGCCTCGCAGCGCTCGTCGAGGCCTTCGGTGAATCGATTCTGCGGCCCGACGGCGCCCTGGATCGCCCGGCGTTGGCCGCCATCGCATTCCAGGACGACACGCACCGCGCCACTCTCAATGGGATTGTGCATCCGCTTGTCGGAGCCCGCCGAGCCGAACTGATGGCCTCCGCGGGTGAGGATGCCGTTGTGGTGGAGGACATTCCGTTGCTCACCGAGAACTCGTTGGCGCCCTTCTATCACCTGGTGCTGGTGGTGCACGCAGAAATCGAGACACGGGTGGCACGACTCATCGCGCATCGGGGCATGGACGAACAGGACGCCCGCGCACGTGTCGCCGCGCAGGCCAGCGATGAACAACGCCGGGCGATTGCCGATGTATGGCTGGATAACTCAGGCGACACCGAAGCACTCGCGCAGACAGTTCGGGATCTCTGGTCTACGCGGTTGTTGCCCTATGCGCACAACCTGCGCACAGGGCAACGCGCCCAGTGGGCACCCGTGCTGGTGCCCGCCGATCCCACCTGGCCGGCACAAGCACAGCGCGTAGTAAACCGGATCGCGGTGGCGTGCGGGTCGAAGGCGCTGCGGATCGACCACATCGGCTCCACCGCGGTACCCGGGCTCGATGCCAAGGACGTGATCGATATCCAGGTAACCGTCGAGTCACTGGAGGTGGCAGATGCCCTGGCCGAACCGCTGGCCAGGATCGGACTACCCCCGATCGCAGGCATCACGTCAGATGACCCGCATGACGCCGACAAAGCCAAATGGGGCAAGCGAATTCATGCCTCCGGCGATCCAGGGCGCGCGGTGCTGGCGCATGTGCGCGTCGACGGGTGGCCAGGTCAGCGGTTCGCTCTGGTCTTCAGGGATTGGCTGCGTTCCGATCAGCTGGCGCGAGCCGAGTACCTTGCCGTAAAACACACGGCCGAGCGCCAGGCCGCCGCGTCGGGCGGCGATCCTGCCACCTATGTGGATGCCAAAGAACCCTGGTTTGCGCAGGCGTATCCGCGCGCGCTGGCGTGGGCCGACGAGACCGGATGGACGCTCTCGACGCGCTGA
- a CDS encoding RNA polymerase sigma factor: protein MSDPAVDEVQLRDLIPRVLAVLVRRGADFATAEDAVQEALIRALQAWPSQRPDDPKGWLITTAWRCFVDIARSDTARRNREAGVTDESLPGPVASVDDTLQLYFLCAHSRLTPASAVALTLRAVGGLTTRQIAQAYLVPETTMAQRISRAKRTVSDVRLDRPGDLGTVLRVLYLVFNEGYSGDVDLAAEAIRLTRQLAATTDDEEVAGLLALFLLHHARRPARIRADGSLVTLTDQDRGLWQDDLITEGVAVLQAALARDRLGEYQAQAAIAALHADARSAAETDWVQIVEWYDELVGLTDSPVVRLNRAVALGEADGPRAGLAALDQLDATLPRYTASSAYLHERAGDLATAARLYTDAAAQAHNLAERNHLTLRAATLNQRLLTGDC from the coding sequence ATGAGCGACCCTGCGGTGGACGAAGTCCAGCTGCGGGACCTGATCCCCCGCGTGCTGGCGGTGCTTGTGCGCCGTGGTGCGGACTTCGCCACCGCAGAGGACGCCGTGCAGGAGGCATTGATCCGCGCCCTCCAAGCGTGGCCATCGCAGCGACCCGACGACCCCAAGGGCTGGCTGATCACCACCGCCTGGCGGTGTTTCGTCGATATCGCGCGATCCGATACCGCCCGACGAAACCGCGAGGCTGGAGTCACTGATGAGTCGCTGCCTGGACCAGTGGCGTCCGTGGACGACACGCTGCAGCTCTACTTTCTGTGCGCGCATTCGCGCCTCACCCCGGCGTCGGCAGTCGCGCTGACCCTGCGCGCCGTCGGCGGACTCACCACCCGTCAGATCGCACAGGCCTATCTCGTACCCGAAACGACAATGGCCCAAAGAATTTCGCGAGCCAAACGAACGGTGAGCGACGTTCGACTGGATCGTCCCGGTGATCTGGGCACCGTGCTACGCGTGCTGTACCTGGTGTTCAACGAGGGGTACAGCGGCGACGTCGACCTCGCGGCCGAAGCCATCCGGCTTACCCGACAGCTTGCCGCGACCACCGACGACGAGGAGGTCGCCGGCCTGCTCGCGCTGTTCCTGCTCCACCACGCCAGACGCCCGGCCCGCATCCGCGCCGACGGAAGTCTCGTAACGCTGACCGACCAGGACCGCGGTCTGTGGCAGGACGATCTGATCACCGAGGGCGTGGCCGTGCTCCAGGCCGCGTTGGCCCGCGATCGACTTGGCGAGTATCAGGCACAAGCCGCGATCGCGGCACTGCACGCCGATGCGCGGTCGGCCGCCGAGACAGACTGGGTGCAGATCGTCGAGTGGTACGACGAACTGGTCGGGCTCACCGACAGCCCAGTTGTGCGGCTCAATCGCGCGGTCGCTCTCGGCGAGGCGGACGGTCCACGGGCCGGGCTCGCCGCACTCGACCAACTCGATGCGACCCTCCCCCGGTACACCGCGTCCTCGGCGTACCTTCACGAGCGCGCCGGAGACCTCGCCACGGCCGCACGTCTCTACACCGACGCCGCCGCCCAGGCCCACAACCTCGCCGAACGCAACCACCTGACGCTTCGAGCGGCCACTCTGAACCAGCGACTCTTGACCGGAGACTGCTAA
- the rpsA gene encoding 30S ribosomal protein S1, which translates to MPSPTVTSPQVAVNDIGSAEDFLAAIDKTIKYFNDGDIVEGTIVKVDRDEVLLDIGYKTEGVIPSRELSIKHDVDPNEVVSVGDEVEALVLTKEDKEGRLILSKKRAQYERAWGTIEELKEKDEAVKGTVIEVVKGGLILDIGLRGFLPASLVEMRRVRDLQPYIGKEIEAKIIELDRNRNNVVLSRRAWLEQTQSEVRSEFLNQLTKGAIRKGVVSSIVNFGAFVDLGGVDGLVHVSELSWKHIDHPSEVVQVGDEVTVEVLDVDMDRERVSLSLKATQEDPWRHFARTHAIGQIVPGKVTKLVPFGAFVRVEEGIEGLVHISELSERHVEVPDQVVGVGDDAMVKVIDIDLERRRISLSLKQANEDYTEEFDPSKYGMADSYDEAGNYIFPEGFDSETNEWLEGFDKQREEWEARYAEAERRHKMHTVQMEKSAAAAEAEAAAVANGSSSSSRSDDSASQGGSLANDEQLAALREKLAGNA; encoded by the coding sequence ATGCCAAGTCCCACCGTCACCTCGCCGCAAGTAGCCGTCAACGACATCGGCTCGGCCGAGGATTTTCTCGCCGCTATCGACAAGACGATCAAGTACTTCAACGATGGCGACATCGTCGAAGGGACCATCGTCAAGGTTGACCGCGATGAAGTTCTTCTTGACATCGGTTACAAGACCGAAGGTGTCATCCCGTCCCGCGAACTGTCGATCAAGCACGATGTCGACCCCAACGAGGTCGTTTCCGTGGGCGACGAGGTCGAGGCCCTGGTCCTCACCAAGGAGGACAAGGAAGGTCGCCTGATCCTGTCCAAGAAGCGCGCTCAGTACGAGCGGGCTTGGGGCACGATCGAGGAGCTCAAGGAGAAGGACGAGGCCGTCAAGGGCACCGTCATCGAGGTCGTCAAGGGCGGCCTGATCCTCGACATCGGCCTGCGCGGGTTCCTGCCCGCATCGCTGGTCGAGATGCGTCGTGTCCGCGATCTGCAGCCGTACATCGGCAAGGAGATCGAGGCCAAGATCATCGAGCTCGATCGCAACCGCAACAACGTGGTGCTGAGCCGTCGCGCCTGGCTGGAGCAGACCCAGTCCGAGGTGCGCAGCGAATTCCTCAACCAGCTCACCAAGGGCGCCATCCGCAAGGGTGTCGTGTCCTCGATCGTCAACTTCGGCGCGTTCGTCGATCTCGGAGGGGTTGACGGCCTGGTTCACGTGTCCGAGCTGTCGTGGAAGCACATCGACCACCCGTCCGAGGTGGTTCAGGTGGGCGACGAGGTCACCGTCGAGGTTCTCGACGTCGATATGGACCGCGAGCGGGTTTCGTTGTCGCTCAAGGCAACCCAAGAAGACCCGTGGCGCCACTTCGCTCGCACCCACGCCATCGGCCAGATCGTGCCCGGCAAGGTCACCAAGCTGGTGCCGTTCGGTGCGTTCGTCCGCGTCGAAGAGGGCATCGAGGGTCTGGTGCACATCTCCGAGCTGTCCGAGCGCCACGTCGAGGTGCCGGATCAGGTCGTGGGTGTCGGTGACGACGCGATGGTCAAGGTCATCGACATCGACCTGGAGCGTCGCCGCATCTCGCTGAGCCTCAAGCAGGCCAACGAGGATTACACCGAGGAGTTCGACCCCTCGAAGTACGGCATGGCCGACAGCTACGACGAGGCCGGCAACTACATCTTCCCGGAGGGCTTCGACTCCGAGACGAACGAGTGGCTCGAGGGCTTCGACAAGCAGCGTGAAGAGTGGGAGGCCCGGTACGCCGAGGCCGAGCGTCGTCACAAGATGCACACCGTTCAGATGGAGAAGTCCGCAGCTGCCGCCGAGGCGGAGGCCGCTGCCGTGGCGAATGGTTCTTCCAGCTCGTCGCGGTCCGATGATTCGGCGTCGCAGGGTGGTTCGCTCGCCAACGACGAGCAGCTCGCCGCATTGCGCGAGAAGCTGGCAGGCAACGCCTAA
- a CDS encoding phosphatase PAP2 family protein — protein MTFSLRNLRPETTSARTAAVLAAALFVVFATLAAIAHHYGSGTKVDHRTLDWLVIHRHSWLTSTAVDVTDIGSPATVSVATVIATLAIWRFTRSLRTAATVAAAVVSAFSLAAAAKWTVGEHRPPINTQLVAETGWSFPSGHVTGTTALAGMLTVVVAYRHSGWRRLAALLAAITAVMLVAGSRLYLGDHWVVDVVAAVVLSTLVVTIAAAALHKKPMTTRSPGPAA, from the coding sequence ATGACTTTCAGCCTGCGGAATCTTCGACCCGAAACTACGAGCGCGCGAACCGCTGCGGTTCTCGCGGCAGCGTTGTTCGTGGTTTTCGCGACTCTGGCAGCGATAGCGCACCATTACGGCTCAGGCACCAAAGTCGACCACCGCACGCTGGACTGGTTGGTGATTCACCGGCACAGTTGGCTCACCTCGACCGCGGTTGATGTCACCGACATCGGTAGCCCGGCGACGGTGTCCGTAGCGACGGTTATTGCAACACTTGCGATTTGGCGCTTCACACGCTCTTTGAGAACCGCGGCCACCGTAGCCGCCGCTGTCGTGTCGGCGTTCTCACTTGCCGCGGCGGCGAAATGGACAGTGGGAGAACACCGTCCACCTATCAACACGCAGCTAGTTGCGGAAACCGGCTGGTCCTTTCCTTCCGGACACGTCACGGGCACTACCGCTCTTGCCGGAATGCTGACCGTAGTGGTCGCCTACCGTCATAGCGGCTGGCGACGCTTGGCGGCCCTGTTGGCGGCAATAACGGCGGTGATGTTGGTGGCCGGCAGTCGCCTCTACCTCGGAGACCACTGGGTGGTCGATGTCGTGGCGGCAGTGGTGCTGTCGACATTAGTGGTGACGATCGCGGCGGCGGCCCTTCACAAGAAGCCGATGACCACCCGATCCCCGGGCCCCGCGGCCTGA
- a CDS encoding MarR family winged helix-turn-helix transcriptional regulator yields the protein MAQQNPGSRPDLAALMVPLGRSLMRAELPLLEAHGVTMWAYAVLTALRDNEASSQASLADAIGADRTRIIAVLDDLQDRKMINRQPDPSDRRSNLLSLTAGGRKAVTAVQKAIQDNEKRILAGVSSEDREAFLRVLMHLAALDDAQIEPRS from the coding sequence ATGGCGCAACAGAATCCAGGCAGCCGACCCGACCTTGCGGCGCTGATGGTCCCGCTCGGCCGATCGCTGATGCGTGCGGAGCTGCCGCTGTTAGAGGCGCACGGGGTGACGATGTGGGCGTACGCCGTCTTGACGGCGCTGCGAGACAACGAGGCGAGCAGCCAGGCCAGCTTGGCCGATGCCATCGGCGCCGACCGCACGCGCATTATCGCCGTGCTCGACGACCTGCAGGATCGGAAGATGATCAACCGTCAGCCCGATCCCAGTGACCGGCGCAGCAATCTGTTGTCATTGACTGCGGGCGGCCGCAAAGCGGTTACCGCCGTGCAGAAAGCAATCCAAGACAATGAGAAGCGGATCCTTGCCGGCGTGTCCTCAGAGGATCGGGAAGCGTTTCTTCGAGTGCTTATGCACCTGGCAGCGCTCGATGATGCGCAGATCGAGCCCAGAAGCTAG